In Glycine max cultivar Williams 82 chromosome 15, Glycine_max_v4.0, whole genome shotgun sequence, the DNA window CCATCCCCACAttcattttattgaaatttaaggGTTAAGATTAGTAACTCATTAGAACCATtggattttaagaaaatgaatggTGAGTAACTTCTTAAACTTACTCTTGGAATAACTTAATCcctcttcatatatatatatatatatgctagtGTGTGTGATTTCATCTATTTTGTCAAGTTATACTTGTAATTGGGAGATTTCTCATGTTTGTCCAGAAAACTTATAATTTGTTATGAGATAATGAACGTTTGTTGAAAGATTCCTGTGGGACGTAGGAAAGAGGTTCTAAACCACATTAAATTTGTGTCTTTTGCTATTTATATTTGTGTTGTTATTCTGTATCATATACCTTTGATCTTCATTGTGTGTGAAGGGGATTCCACCCCAACAATTATGTGGGTGTTTAAAATTTGTCATAGCTTATACTGTCTATTGACTTCATGTGCAGTCAGctaaaagaaaatttgtttGCTCATTCTTCAgtctatatattttgtttatttatgtcTTCTGTTGAATTGTTGATAGTCATGGTACCCTTCATTCCCCCAATAATTTCTTCTTATTAGGTAATACAAACAATGCAAATACCACTGTCTTATGCGGAAGACATCATTGGTATTCAAGGGACTAATATTGAATACATTCGTCGCACTAGTGGAGCCATATTGACTGTGCAGGAGAGCAGGGTTCCTGATGAAATCGTTGTAGAAATAAAAGGCACCTCATCCGAGGTTCAAACAGCACAACAGTTGATTCAGGTAGGAGACTTCAGAGGGCCTTTTCTTCTGGGAAAAATAAGTTGTATTTTTCTGTTTCTGTTATTTACATAAGCATATGTGCATGGTCGGATGGGGTGGTATTAGTATTTATGCATGTGGAGGTCTTCTTCTTACATATTTCTATCCTAGTAGCTCATTCTATAGCCGTTAATGTTTCACTTGGTAGAATGCTTTAGGAACACTCACTATTACTTGATTtcctcatcttcatcttctttgctGAAGTCTTTTATCACTTAAGTGTTATTTGATATTGCAATATGAGGATTGAAAGATAATAATTCAATTTTGTTTATACGGAAGTAGGAAAGGAAAGATGATTTCTAGTGTCCTTTAGTTCTTTGTATATATGTAAGAGTAGAAACCAGATGAAAGCATGATAGTTTTGATTCATAGCTATCTCTGTATAAACTAAGTTGTAACATTTTAAGTGAACATCTTGCAATGTGACTATTTTGTTGAAAGTTATTAGTTGCCTTAATAGGCCaatcttgggagttattttggGCTTTGGCAGATGGATAGGACTTACTTTTCAAAGATACTATCCATTCCTGAAGGGAATATGCTCATGTACAGgataaaattaagcataagtGTGAAATTTTCACCTTACTTTTGCTCGACTGACACTTGATTAGAGCATCTCCAGTGGAGTTGCTTACATTTTTTTTGCAGTGGAGTAGATGACTTGGAGTTGCTTATATAAGCACTATAAGCAACCGTTGCTTAAAACATTTATACCATAGATAACATATTTTTCAAGCATTGTAGGACCCGCAAAATTAAGTTAAGCACTTACTTTAGTAACCTTATCATTGAAGATAAGACCCACAAAATTAAGATAAACAACCCATCTATATAACTATGCAACTATGCACTGTAGATGCTCTTAGAGTACTTTACCTTCAGGTTGCAATTCGTATTGGAACAATTGATTGATTTTGCTCACAGAAATTCTTTCCTTTACATTGCAGGATGTTATAAGCAGTCACAAAGAACCTATCACTAGCAGTTATGGCAGGCTAGATGCAGGTCCAAGGTCTTCATACTCTCAGTTGGGCACTACATCGCGCCTCCCCCCATCTTCATTGTCCTCACAACCATACACAGGTTATGGAGCTTCTGGTTTAGGAGACTACAGTACTTTCAGGCTTTAAATTGGTTCCCCTGTATTCAGGGGTACTCCATTTGGACTAGTTTCTTTCTAATTGGGTCTGATTGGAGAGGATTAACGCTTGAATATATCATGAAGCCTCAGAGAAGCTTGTTTTCATGTATTTGATATCATCTTGTATCGTGGGTAAAATTTTAGAGGTGGCCAGTAGTTgagaatttttatagaaaatgtaatgaaatattaattagtcATTTTGATGATGTTTGCTTTTTAAGTGCGCCTCTGAAGCAGGTTGCAATACCAAACTTGTATTAATTGTTAGATACTTTAAAAggttaaaatttcattaattaattttgttaattatttttaaatccatgtttttaaataggatattttatatttttgttttcaacatAGTCTTTGTGGGGGCATTAGCTATTCCTAACTTCTACATTTTCTTAAACCCaactttttcaacttttttgttttcacaCGTTTTCACATTCTCCCTCCCTCGATGCATTTTTCTCTATCTTCCCTAGTTGTTGAGTtcgcataaaaaaaaaaacctcatgGTAGTTTGATGCACTGATCAATGTTAAGAGTAACCTATTAAACTCTGGGGATTTTGTGTACCATATAGATAGATTTGAGAATAGTGTGAAATCACATGTCTTATACTATTTGCTAGTGATTATTTGAGTTTATAGGTTTGTGTAGGGtaacaaaatttctaaaatgtTCTATCTCAAAATATAAAcacaaatacaaataaatattaataattttttaaaaaataaacaagttgATAGGTTGACCCACTTTGACCTGTCCTTAACCCCTCTTTTGATGGGTCAAGCGGGACAGGTTAGAAATAGGTTAGTGGGTTAGAAATCTCAACTCATCCTAAAAAAAGGGGTAGGTCGAATTTATTTTGTCATTCTTAGGTTTGTATTggtttgtggttgattttggaTAACTATGACAACAATCTTGAGGATTTAGTGTCACAATTGTTATCCCCTACTGATAGAATTTGAGAGAAAGTAAAATAGTGTTTATAATTGATCTGAAAAGAGTAGGTAAATCACAACCAACAATGTTATCTCTTTATATTGAGAGACTCAACTGTAAACTAACCCTGACAGTTATTAACTAACTACAGTTAGTCATTGTAACTACCTTACAGTTGATGACAACTCACTGTTAATAAACTGATAGCTCACTAAACAATAAGTAAAAGTCAATACAATGGCGTAAGAATACTCTAATACCCCCCTTCCCACACAAGCTCATGGTCGGTGAGACCAAGAAGAATTGGAGGGATCACACAGTGTGAGCTTGACACTGAACACTTCAAAATCACTTGGAGATAAAGCTTTGGTAAGAATATCTGCATACTGACTAGTAGCAAGAACATAAACTACCTGAAGTAGTTTATTTAGAACCTTTTCTCCCACAAAAAATAGGTCTAGCTCCATGTGCTTTGTACGAGCATGAATGATTGGGCTATGAGCCAGAACCGCAGTACTTGTGTTGTCACACTGAATAACAGGAAGTTTGCGAGGAACAAGTTCAgaaagaagagattgaagccagGATACTTCAGCAGTAACTAAGGCCAAGCTTCTGTATTCAGCCTCTATGCTTGAGCGGGCAACAACTGACTGTTTCTTTGACCACCAGGGTATTAAATTTGGACCAAAGTAGACACAAGCAACAGAACTGGACCTGCTGTCATCAGGATCAGAGGCCCAATCTGCATCACATAACGCATTAATGGAGAAAGGTGCAAAAGTTGGCTTTAGATGAAGAGCCCATGTAAGAGTACCCTTAAGATACCTTAGTATCCTTTTAACTGCAACCTAGTGATCTTCAAGAGGCTCCTTCATGAACTGACAGACTTTATTCGCAGAAAAACTAATTTCTGGTCTAGTTATAATTGCATACTGAAGTGCACCTACAACAGATCTATACATGTAGGAATCAGTGAGGGGATCAGATCCACTTTTAGTTAGCTTACATCCAGTAACCATAGGTGAAGAAATAGGTTTTGCTCCTGTCATATTGGCTCTGGCCAACAagtctttaatatattttcagcTTAGAGATGAGTTGCTTGATTAAGGGAGGATTATTCCCTATTATGATGATATCATCTACATAAACAAGCATGTAGATTGTCAATGACCCCTTGGAGTAGACAAATAAAGAGGGATACACTTGCTGGACTGAAATTGAAACTTCAGAAGTGTCTCCTTAAGTTTATCAAACCAGGCTCTAGGGGCCTGTTTAAGACCGTAGATTACCTTATTAAGCTTGCAGACCATAGATTAGTGGAAGACTCAAAACCAGGAGGTTGTTGCATGTACACCTCTTCTTCCAAAATCCCATtaagaaaaacattatttaCATCTAACTGTTGCAATGGCCAACCATAAGTGACAACAAGGGTGAGAAGCAATCTCACTGTTATTGGCTTTATCAAAGGTGAGAATGTCTCTGTATAGTTAATTCCATACTGTTGATGGAACCCTTTGGCCAATAATCTGGCTTTGTATTTACTGATTGTACCATCAGGATTCTCTTTTATtctgaaaacccatttgcaACCAATAGGAACTCTGTTAGAAGGCAGAGAAACAAGAGTCCAAGTACCATTGTTGATGAAGGCATCATACTCAGCTTTCATGGCAGCTAACCATGTAGGGTCAGTCAAGGCTTGCTTAGCAAACTTAGGCTCCATATGAGCAAGAAGAAGAGTAGGATGAATTCGAGGCTAAACAATTCCAGACTTAGACAAATTTATTTTGCTGTCCAAATCCTGCTACAGGagaaatgagagagagagatagagagagagactCTGAGggtttgagagagagagacacaGAGAGGGAGAGGAACGATGGGTGGGAGAGGGTTAGGACTAGAGGCCGAACAATAGTGAGAGACAAAGTACACTCTACGGGGAGCTCACGATGGATACACCCAGGAAATTTAGGAAGAAACCAGCAAACTCACACTTCGAACTGGAGGGATAAAAAGGATATATCCTCATTCTACTTCACTCGATTCTCAGATGAGATCACGGAGAAGGAGCTATGGCGGCATTTCAGGCAATGGGGTGACGTGAGAGAAGTATTTATTCCTagcaaaaggaataaaaatggaAGGCGGTATGGATTTGTTAGGTTCAAAGGGGTTATTGATACGCATCAACTGGCAAAACAAATGGATGGACTCCTCATCGGGGGGTTGAAGATGTACGTGAATGTACTGCGGTACAGCAGGGAAGGGCCAAGGCAACGTGTCACGGGGAACAAGATTTCCGACAGAGAGGAAAGCAACCCTGTGGTAGCTGCTCGCATTAACAGACAGCACCACATAAATCAGGGTTCATACGCTGAGGTTCTGAGAAGGAATGTGGATACTGAGAGACCACGAGTGCCCCCCAACAGCTATTTCCAAGGATATCAAGGTTCCATGTCCTCGGTCCATATAACCTTAGGTTCCGATGACACCAATTGGTTGAAGGACGCCTGGGTAGGGCGGTTAACAAACCCAGCTATGTTCGATAGAATTGAGGACGAGATGTTATGGGAAACGGGACTGGATATATCACCTAAGTATATAGGTGATGATCTAGTTTTGCTACTTGGACTTACCGACAGCGGAGCCGAACAACTCATGAACGACGGGCAACAGGGGGGGCGACCGCTGTTCTGTACAATGGAAAAATGGAACCCAACCTTACGCACAACTTTTAGGCTGACATGGGTCCAAGTCTGGGCATACCACTTCAGGCATGGAACTTGAAGCACATCAGGAGCATAGTAGCGGTATTGGGGGACATGGTGGACGTCGATGATGACACAGAGGCCAAACGGAGGCTTGACAAGGCTAGGGTTCTTGTAAAGACTCAATGGAGACCGTCAATCAATCACATGGTCGATGTTCATATTAGCGGCGACAATGGCGAAAGCTTTAAAATGTATGTTGTTGAGGAAAGTGGAGGTGGAAGCCATGAATGCCGTAGAAGACGATATAGCTTGAGTGGGACGTCTGACGAAATCTTCTCCAACGATACTTCTCTCGGACATCTTTCTCCGCCCAGTAGCCCTTGCAACCACCGACACGACCAGTGGACTAGTCCGACGAGGTTAGGCGGCTCCGACGACCACCACACGGACGAAATAGTGGTGCTTCAATCGTGGGTAGACGGCGCCGACGAAGCCCAACAGATAACCCGTTTACCCAGCGGATCCCAGGGTTGCTTTTACCCATTGGGTAATGGTATTAGCAGCTGTTCAAAAACCAGCACCAGTGACACCACACCAGAACTTGTGGGGCCACCAACAACGGATACTTACCCGAAATATATGGGTATTGCACAGGGATGGGTGAGGAGCGTCGGGGATGCAACTGCTGTAGGAGGAAGTCACTTGAATCATCATAAAGGAAAGAAAGGGGAGAGAGAAATAAGAAAGGAAGAAGCTGTTCTGTCTACTTTTGATGTTGTAGATGGTGACATGGCAAACCTACATAACGTGGCAGAGACTTATGAAGCTGGGGTagctaattttaaaagtaatgaaGGCCAGGTGGAAGTTTGTGAAGGAATGATGCATGAGGACAGCCAACCCAACCACGTGAAGTTAGGAGGCCCAGTTAAGACTAAAGGCACTTCTATatgcacccccccccccccccccacaacAAAAACAGGTCTTCGGCCCAAATTGGCAAATTAATAATGGAGGACATGGGAGCAGCTGTAAGGTGTATACCCGAAAGAGGTGGTCCCAAAAGAAAAGTGTAGTGGGTCAGCCTCCACTCACTAAGGAGTCAACCATGAACTTATTTAAACCCCAAACCCAGCAAGACCCACATCCCTTGAATCATGATCAGTCTGCAACTCGGGAAAAGAATTATGTTATAGAACAAGAATCATCTCTTCATCAAGGTACCCAGGAACCTGATGAACTATTACATTATCAAGAGGCTTTGGAAGTCTGGAATCGAGCCAAGATGCTGGGGGTTACAGAAGAAGAAGGTATGCATTCAGTCATTCCCAGACTCAAGGATATGGAGAGTAGAAATAAGAAGGAAGCAGATAGGTTGGGAAATAGTAGCGGTTATCCATGAATATCATATCCTACAACATCAGGGAATTAGGGAGGGGTGTCAAATGGGCAGCTATTCGTAGGCTGGTCAAGCAGGAGCATGTTGATATGATCTGCATACAGGAGACAAAGAGAGAGTCAGTTGATAAAATAATGTGCCAATCATTATGGGGAGATGACGGAGTCAGCTGGGAGATGCAGCCAGCTAGTAATACAGCAGGAGGTATATTGTGCCTCTGGAGTGAACAAACCTTTAAATTACAGATGAAAGTTGTTGGAagtggttttatttttttgagaggTGAATGGGTGAGGGAAGCTCAACAAGTCAGTGTTCTTACAATTTACTCTCCCTACGAAATTCAAAACAAGAGGTTGCTGTGGGACTAAGTTAAACAGCTTAAACAGTCTTTATTAGGGGACCTTTGGTGCATCCTTGGTGATTTTAATAACATAAGGGACCTTGATGAGAGATTTGGGATATGTCAAAGGGGTTCAGGGATGAATGATATTAAGGAATTCAATGACTGGATTGAGGACTTGGAGTTGGTGGAGCCACCATGGATGGGAAGGCAATTCACTTGGTTTAGACCAAACGGGACGTCTAGGAGAAAGCTTGACAGATTTTTACTCTCTCCCGAATGGCTGGA includes these proteins:
- the LOC106796095 gene encoding uncharacterized protein, with protein sequence MNIISYNIRELGRGVKWAAIRRLVKQEHVDMICIQETKRESVDKIMCQSLWGDDGVSWEMQPASNTAGGDLWCILGDFNNIRDLDERFGICQRGSGMNDIKEFNDWIEDLELVEPPWMGRQFTWFRPNGTSRRKLDRFLLSPEWLDRWPTTIQSTLPRNFSDHCPILLRSSSVDWGPKPFRVLDCWMLDKSFKDIVSNCWTSSQQSGWGGYVLKEKIKTLKQALKKWNKEHFGDTFKRVKRIEEELSKLEEETSHRQLSTQEGM